TCGAGGAATTCCTCCTGCGAAAAACGTTCGCTGTAACCGTGCAGCCCATAGGGATCGAACGGGAAGTGCATTTTGCCGATGCCGCAGGTGTGATAGCCGTTGGCGGTCAGGCGGGCATACATGCCGTCGCCTTCGTAATCGCCGTGGTGCGCGTTTTCGCCGCAGCCGGTATGTGCCGGATACAGGCCGGTCATCATGCTGTAACGCGCCGGAACGCAGACGGGCGAAGGCGTATAGCAGCGGTCAAACACCACAGATTCCCGCGCCAGTTCGTCGAGATGCGGCGTCTGGATCACCGGGTTGCCGAGTTCGTGAATACAATCGGCGCGCATCTGGTCGGTAAAAAATAATAGAATGTTTTTCGGTTTCATGATAACTCCTTTGCGTTTATATCTGATATGTCTATTATATTTTATAGCGGACTTAATTTCAAGGGCAATCTGTTATATGGTATAATAAGCAAAAATTATCAAGCATTGCTTTGGAAGATGCAGTATAATCAATTCGGCGGTGATGAGATGTGAACGGTACCGAGGTCATTCAAAAGGCGATCAACTTTTGCGAAGAAAATCTGACCGGTGAGATCACCGTAGAAGAACTGGCTGCACAGTCGGGCTATTCGGTCTATCACTTCTGCCGTATGTTTCAGCAGGCGGTCGGGTGCGGGCCGATGGAGTATCTGCGCAAGCGGCGTCTGTCCGAGGCCGCCGTCGCCATCGCCGACAGCCGCGACTACATCAAGGACGTCGGGTTTGACTGGGGCTTCAATTCTCACGAGAATTTTGTAAGGGCGTTTCGGGCACAGTTCGGCGTATCGCCGTCCCAGTTCCGTCAGACGCAGAGCAGCTTGAATCTGGTTCACCCCGTCCGGCTGGGAGAGCGGCGCTTTGAAATCCCGGGGCCTGTCGTGCGGTTTGCCGTCAAACCCGCTTTCAAACTCGCGGGATTTGCCTGCCGCACAACATTTCGCAAAGGTGCAAACGGGAAGGACGCGCCCTGCCACTGGAACCGATACCACGCCGAGCGGCTGTATGAGCAAATCGGAAAGCCGACCGACCCCGCGACGCGGTGGGATATCGGAATACTGTTCGATTATGATGAAAAAACAAGCGATATCTCTTATCTGATCGGCATTGAGGTGGATGATTTCGACGGCGTGAATCCCGAATGCACGTGGCTGATGATTCCCTCGGCACAGTATGCGGTTTTCAACACGCCGCCCGCGACCACCGAGACGTTTGTCGAGACGATCC
The sequence above is drawn from the Oscillospiraceae bacterium genome and encodes:
- a CDS encoding AraC family transcriptional regulator — translated: MNGTEVIQKAINFCEENLTGEITVEELAAQSGYSVYHFCRMFQQAVGCGPMEYLRKRRLSEAAVAIADSRDYIKDVGFDWGFNSHENFVRAFRAQFGVSPSQFRQTQSSLNLVHPVRLGERRFEIPGPVVRFAVKPAFKLAGFACRTTFRKGANGKDAPCHWNRYHAERLYEQIGKPTDPATRWDIGILFDYDEKTSDISYLIGIEVDDFDGVNPECTWLMIPSAQYAVFNTPPATTETFVETIHRTWGYINCVWFPQTGFSRLKTHEFETYCEMSHTYSEEIWIPIGK